The sequence GAGATGATTAGTATCAGCCGTTCATTTGAGGAGCTTCCAAGAACCCACGTTCAAAACTCAGCAATTTACACAtgcaagatctgggccattcatcaggcaggccccATCTGGGCCATGTTTACATGCAAGATTAAGTGCTCGAGTGCTAAACATGGTTGTAGTTTAGTAATACGTGGCAGCAAACTTGGAGAATGGACCAGCCTGAAGAGTGGTCGAATGATTGAGTCCAACTTGGAAGTAACTCGATAGAAGGCTTTGAGatttttagtattattattattattttaaaagattTGAATCTAATTACAGTTGTTAGATCAACACCTAACCCAAAATGATATCTAACTTGCTAACGCACTTAATGAAATGAATTGAGCTAGCACCTGTAAGGAGTTGATCAATATGTTAGACTCGACTTGATTTGTATAAACCCAGTTGCACACCGAATAACTGAAGATGTTACTGTTTAAATAATGACAAGACGATTTGGAAAATCTCACCAGCTAGCACATCAATGAATGATAATCCGACTAAACTCAAGGACATGAACTAAGCCGACCCTGTAGTGAAATGGAGCAAATGGAACTAACTTGATTTCGATCTCAAACTCATAGTGTCAACTCAGAACAATCCTCTAGGGAAAACTTGAACTCATTTACTCCCCAAAATCTTCACGTGTTGTTGAATAGGAAAAGGATCTAGGCTTGATTAGAATCAAACCTACATCAGGTGAAACTCACTGAATTAATGCAACAActcagaaaaataaagaaaatgatttGGTTCAACCAAAGAACCCCCTGGCTCACTAGATCTCATGTTAATCTAACTTGTTCTTCTCAAGTGGTTGAACAAGATTCAGACTAACACGATTGAACTCACCTCCGAAATCGCCCATAAGACTTAACAGAACCGGCACTAAGCGACACTAACTTAGTCGATTCGCTTATAGACCCGACTACAACACAATAAATGATTCTACCTTCGATTCTtctactttctctttctttttcatttcggcATGTTTGGAAAAACTATCGAACTCATCAGAACAACTTGATAGGTTGTTTTGTTGACTCAATTAGACACAACAACACTCGATCAAAcgcataatgattttcaccattatctTTCGATGCCGATCTAAACCGTGATTTGGAATTTGTCCACACAAACAAATCCGGTCTAGTCTCTGTTAAATGATTCtatattctaaggcccactgAACGACTAACTTGGATCTTAAATATGAGTTTTATTAAAACCAAATGATAATTAGGATCGGAGAAGATGAATTGACCTTTAATGGTGGATCTTAGATATGTGCTTGCCTATGGATGGCATAGCTCCACATGTTTGGAATTAGGAATCTTCTGGCTTTTAATTCCTtctttttaatagaaaattattttttatttttctaaaaggAGAGTTGGCACATATAGTTAATGTGATGAGGAAAAGAGTACAGATACATGCACAAAGATAAAGAGATTATCTTCAGTAGCATATGATCCATCCGCATGTTTTGTGGCCAGCAACCCAATAGATGCATTGATTGGCATTACACAGTCATCGTAGAATTCCAACGTGGCTGTTTTTCGATTGACTCGTGTATGTTAGGGCTACGTAAAAAGAAAAGAGACAAAAGTGAATTGGACGAACAtagaaaattaataataataataaaaagattcTGAGACATAGCTAAAATCAAAGCCATTCATATTTATAAACatgtaaaatttaaaaatttctgAGAAATCATTAATCTATattgaaattttcatttaatattCCATGAAATCTAAACAACCATGATTCTCCTTAAACTAATTGCATTGGAAAATACGTCCTTGTTCTACACTTATGTATAACTGAGATTATTATATttcaaataatataaaataaaggCAGGGAACTTCCCTATTCTGCATTAGGTTATATATGTGGGGACCATGTTTGTTTTATTGACGACATTGATTAGATGGTACTGATTGTACTTTAAAAAATTCCCAAAATTGGTAGATCCTAACCGTTGAATACAAACAATGGAAAGGTTAGAGTTGAAATTTTTGGTATATTTTTTGGGGGTGTTCCATTCATGATCGgagccatcagatcaatggcttggattagccaacagtggaccccacatgcacaaTCTAGGTGTACAACAGGGAGCTTCCCTGTGTGCTCCGGGACTAGTGTAAGTTATACTACTCCGAGCTGCATTAGGACACTTAGATGGTCCAatgcattgatctagactgttcattaagtCGAAAGAGAATTTCATGAGCTAGTTTACAAACATCACACGGATCAGATAAGTATTAGCAATTTGATCAATGGAATTTAATGTGGACGGTgaagatcatttacccaaagttAGGTTCATCAAaattttgatccatctattttttatgaCTCATCATAGATTGGTTATGATTCCAAAGAAACACTTTGGTTAGGTAATTGTAACTattccatccatggcttggaaaaataATAACTACGGAAAAAGAAGGCAAAATTTCAATGGATTGGATAATCCGATTGGTTTTATTTTTGTGTGGTCCCCCAAAAATTGTGTTGTGAactcaatggacggttcagattgacgaTTGGACTGTCAAAGTAAACCGatccaactaggagcactatataCTATAGTGCACTCAAGGTAtatcctaaaaataataataatatttttattttttatttttatgttgtgaCGTGAGATGATGTTTTCTGGTAAAGCGCACACACCTTTAAACGCCCGGCAGGTTGGCGAGCGTGCGGAAGATGCCATCACAGGGACTGCCCctataaagcaataaaataaaattaaaaaaacagatGGTTTAAAATATCTTTCCAACGGCCCAGATTCAACAAACACCTGTCCGCCACCTGATGAGAAGGGTGGCggtttaatttttgtattttgtcaTCTTCGTGATGGGGGCCATCTTATTCACTACTCTGATGTCCACACGTTTTTGCCATCTTGGCACGTGTGGTGCGTGTGGGGCTAGTACATACCCATGCAAGTGACAACAAACCACCACCAGGTATTTAgatccattgatgattatataacCAACCAATGGATATCactcaactctaaaaatcaacgGTTACGATCATCGATTTAACATGATcatcacataataaaaaatattaatgatagtatggacggttcaaatcatccgaCCATTTCATCACGTGGGCCGCACTGGTGGCGATACACACCGGATTAGGGATCGCGACAGACACAGAACGATATTTTCAGGTATATGGTGGCAGGTGTACGGACGCTCTTCTTACGTGTTCTGATACATATGGGCCCACTGGTAAAGGATCAAATAGTTGATCTGATGCGCCCATCATGGATAGGTGATGCTCTCCAAATCTTCTAGATCGGGAGATCCCAGCCCTTCGAAGATAGAATATTGAGGGCCTAGCTCTTCCTATCTGGGAATTTTCTCAGTTATCCTTCTTATCCATGGCGTGGTCCAtctaatcaacggtttggatcactgaactatgGGCCAACATGCAATTCTGTGAGTGAGACTAAGAGATGATTAGTATCAACCGTTCATTTGAGGAGCTTCCAAGAATCCACGTTCAAAACGTAGCAGTTTACACAtgcaagatctgggccattcatcaggcaggccccATCTGGGCCATGTTTACAGAGATTAAGTGCTCGAGTGCTAAAAATGGCTGTAGTTTAGTAATACGTGGCAGCAAACTTAAAGAACGGACCAGCCTGAAGAGACACAGACCGTTCATTTGGGATCCATAACATGGATGGATGGACCACATTAATCGGTGAATCCTAGCCACTGCTTGTCAAAACTTTCAAAGATTACAATTGAGTTTTTAGGCGAAAATCGAGCCAACGGCCAGATTCAAGGGGAAAGTTCTATCAACGGCTGTCTAGGATTATTTGACCAATGTGATAGCCTATTCCAGTAGACCCCAGCAGATGAACGCTCCAGATTTATACATGCACACCACCTGTAACTGGATTGAGTGCTTTAAGTAGCTTATATATATAGGCCGCGGATTCAGTGGATCTGGGACCACTGAGGTTGGTGGATCCCTgtgagggcccaccgtgatgtatatgtgtaaatccacgccgtccatccgttttgccagcttattttaggccatcACAGGAAAAAGAGTGggcattgaatgcccaccattaaaaacatctcggggccacaaaagctatggatcaagctggtataatggtgggcgtttgagcaccactgtttcctgtggtggggtccacctgagatttggttctcctttgtttttgggctcatgccctaaaatgaactggaaaaatggatggacggtctggatataaaacaaaaatatcacgatgggcctacaGTCACGGATCCACCGAATTGCGTCCGCTTATAtagtagtgtttttttttttttttttgggcttgtTGGTACCCCCtttgttcacacttcactgttagccaccccattaggagggatcgataccaagacctcagtgttgaaaccacGTATCTTTCACTCCGCTTATATAATAGTGTTTAACATTGTATCATTTCATCAGCCCGTGAAGTGGGCCCAGGTTAGGTGATATAATATAAGCCGTTGAACTGATGGTACCCGCCTCCCCAAGTTGGAATACTAACCATTCGATGATTGTCTCCACCATTTGGCGATAGTGATCACCTGATCAGTACCTCCAACTGTACTAACAACCAAAAGAATGCATCAGTAGACTAATGACGTTGCATCGCAACATCTATGTAAGGTGGGCCTACCATCATGATTACCTGGTACGAAAATTAGGCAGATTCGCTCACCGAGCGAaacacaacatcaaaatcaatcaaCAGCCAATGGTATGAGTAGTGTATTTTTAGGGTCCATCCAATATTTGGATCTCACTGATTTTCATTTTAATCGatcatcatagtgtggcccaccttttaaaCGGATTAGATTTTTTATGCATATAATATGTTGGCAGAAAAAAGTGGCTGTATGAGAACTTCTAGTACAGCCGTGGTATCATAGAGAGAGAATATTCCTGGAATATTATATTTGAAAATCCCGACCAGGCGTCGGACGATTAtatggaatcggattgcgtactgagttactcggtacgctcttgtcgtaccgagtaaactttgGTGCGCCCACCGTGAatgaatgtagtttatccacgccgtccatccgttttttcagatcattttaggagttgagaccaaaatttaaatatattaaaagctcaagtggatcataccacatgaaaaagtggaaatattgatttccaccattgaaacatttctaaggcctACAgcggtgtttatttgtcatccaaccagttaataagatcatagagacatggatgaagggaaaaaacaaatcaagcttgatttaaaacttccgcggcccccaagaactttgcaacggtagatgttcaattcacactgtttcatgtggtgtgttccgcttgagtttttgatatcaTCCATTTTTTggtaaaattatctggtaaaatggatggacggaacggatgaaATGTATGAgtgacagtaggccccacagggtttactcagtacgcaatccgcttcccgatTATATAGAAATTCCCATCATGCCCCCAGAGAAGCTCGTCTTGACGACGACCTCCTCCGTCTCCCTCCGTCCCATGACCTCACTACGCTGCCGTTAATAGCCGTTAAATCTTGGCACTGGTACCACCCAAAATCCCCTGTTCTCACAACAGGCAATCCAGTTCTAACCCCATAAGGCCAAACGCCGTCAAATACTCCGATAACGCCGTTATATTCTCCAACAACGCCCACCTCTTCACCAGAAACGCCGTCATACCGTTCGTCGACGCCCTCATCTTCGCCAGAAACTCCGTCATACCGTTCGTAGACGCCGTCCTCTTCATCTGACGCGCCGTCATCCTCCTCGCAGTAATACGCCGCGAACTTCCCGCCCTTCCGTACGACGTTGTCGCTGACGGAGCAAACGGCGGGAGACTCCGCGTCGGGTTTCAGGGGCAAGGACGGCGTCAAAGCTAACGGCGTCTTTTGGGGTTCTTCAGGTTCTCTGGATGCTGCGGTTAGCGGTGTCGGATCTTGAAATGACCGAGGATTGTCGGATTTTTGCCGGCTTCGAGAACTGACGGCTGTGATTCGCCAGAAGCCGAATGCGGCGGTCAGTACAGCGATCCAAGTCCAGAAGCTCCTAGCCGTGGTTAGGTAGTAGTGGCCGAGGAGGAGCGCTTCGAGCGGGAATCCTAACACATCCATGGTTTTCTGGGAGAGATTTGGCAGGGATTCTGGGAAAATCGGAAGTTTACTTATGGAGGGAGTGGGATCATCTGGGCCGTAGAATATTTCGGCGCGAGAGGATCTGATTGGAAGATGCCGGGAATCGAGACGGAAAGATGCGGTATAAAATCCGTAACAATCATTGAAGAATTGATTAGTATTCTGCACGAGTATGGGATATCGTACGCATGCACGGAAGCCTTACGcataagttcctgcgcaaggatgctgggtgggacccAATGCATTGtatgtgataaatccattccgtccatccgttttgggagctcattttaggacgttcgactaaaaatgaggtggatacaaaactcaagtcgATCACACGAGAGgggaaattgggaaaagaaattcctaccgttgaaaccttcctgaactccaccttgatgtgtatatgctatccaaaacttttataaggtcattcccattggaatgaagtgaaaacaccataaATATAACATGATGCAAAACTTTCACGGCCATAAGAATACCTCAACGGTGCTCAGTTAATTCTCAtagtttcctctcatgtggcccacttgagttttgtatccacctcaatctcgaaaaatggatagacaaggtggatttctcaaaagagtccggatcctctgttatcaggtcaacagagaattcctgataccctaattcccattggtccacgtcaccactcactaaaaaaataaaaaaaaataaaaaacagcttcggacgccaaaccattagggtaacaggaattctctgttgacctgataacagaggatcccgactcttctcaaaaacatcttagagcgtgtttgggcggtgggattagaagggattaggtgggataggattcaaaaaaaataattattacccatgggaGGGATTATCCCCTGTtcccatgggataagattaattccatgctttgttggacagtggtacattgaatggatatacccacctaTCATTTGGAATCACTCAAAATAACATGTGTTATAACTaaatcattcatttgttttgtaacctcattttatggcatgagcctaaaaatgaggcggattcaaaacttatgtggtctcaaagaagttttcaacagtaagtattcaatccccattgctttctatggtgaggtccacttgagctttagatttacctgattttttggcccatgctctaaaataatctcgaaaaatgggtggacggtgtggatatagcccacacatcatggtgggacctacacaacttgctaaaattgagtgaaattggcatgggacccaatgcaattccatctattctaattccaagcttttccattcttcccaaacatggagtaaaattggcacgggaccagatgaatcccatcccacctaatcccttctaatcccactcccaaacacgcccttagtggccccacccagcatcgtTGTACATGAACTTCATGctaattaggtgcggccctttccgtgtggcccacctcactgtatatattttatatccacgtcgaccatccgtttctccagatattttttgggcatgagcccaaaaatgaagaagatacaatTCTCAGGTGTACCATAACATAAGAAACAATGgcgattgaatccctaccattaaaaaattcataggcccactgtaatgttttggtaatgtttatttgtcatccaagcccttgataaggtcgcatgatgaagggaaaataaatataGATCCACCTGAGAACAAAACAGACCGGAAGCACGaacataaaatatatacatccatgtaacatcctggatttttactgttttggatttccaaaaatccttgaattttatttttattaattaacttataatatcacttaatgaccattagcactcaatgttagtttataaaggggtgataccagtaaagaaccgcacaagtccgtttaatcaaccgtaggaagccaaagAATCTGCCCGATTAGTTGAAcaacaagtttagccccatgatttactcacatagggcccaaatctaactaaCCCATTGCTaataaatcaagacaatcataactaaattaaagatccaaccgAAACCGAGTCAGACAAGGCCCAGATCTTGGCTAATAGACTAAATGAacaccgttactcttttagcctaaaactagggctgttcacgagtcaagctagctcgaaaagctcactcgactcggctcgagtcagctcggattgactcggcttgaatggtcgattcgagccgagccaagctaattatttgaagctcgagttgagttcaagccaagttcgactagggggcatttcaactcgactcgactcgaagctcgaactcgaactcgacttggctcgattaataaatatattaaatattatatatatatatatatatatatatataatattaatataagttttaagtttaaacttaaaaataaaaaaaataaaaaacaaaccctagagtctctacccgatcgcacgcacccccttccctttccctttcttctctttctctgcccactgctagccgcacgcccgccccgaccaccaccaccaattttcatttcagctccacaatagtatgatttcaatctcttgatatctacttcttaggcgagaaacccaaaaaattcgagatgggttcttcttagatttgttagagcttcaaggaaatccaatgatctgattggctagagctctttacttagaTTTCTaatctgtgttctgctctgtttcatttgtgttctgctctgtttttttctagtacttggatttctgctagtggaagaagatcaagaataaATCGGTTCTTACaagtttcctcatccgattcgaagctttgtttggttttttcatcggatTTTTCTTTGAATCTCTTAagacttttgaatttttcatcaatggaggaggatcaagaacagaatccattactctctcacccaacaagctcgagctcgacttgaggtaaactcgactcgacagctttggcaaacaagctaagcttcaatgttgagctcgaggccaagctcgaggtcgagctcgaactcgagtacatcatggacaagccaagccaagcttagcccaccttgactcgactcggctcgatgcccacctctacctaaACCAAtggcttagagtaatcatgaccaaatcttcactttcaccaattataaataggccacaccatgaacatagttaatccaaacccta is a genomic window of Magnolia sinica isolate HGM2019 chromosome 15, MsV1, whole genome shotgun sequence containing:
- the LOC131227000 gene encoding uncharacterized protein LOC131227000, whose protein sequence is MDVLGFPLEALLLGHYYLTTARSFWTWIAVLTAAFGFWRITAVSSRSRQKSDNPRSFQDPTPLTAASREPEEPQKTPLALTPSLPLKPDAESPAVCSVSDNVVRKGGKFAAYYCEEDDGASDEEDGVYERYDGVSGEDEGVDERYDGVSGEEVGVVGEYNGVIGVFDGVWPYGVRTGLPVVRTGDFGWYQCQDLTAINGSVVRSWDGGRRRRSSSRRASLGA